GAAGCGTTCAAAAAacttgtggatgtggcacttggggacatggttctGTGGttgccttggcagtgctgagggaatggttggactgggtgatcttagagggcttttccaaccttaactcCATGATCCTACTCATGCTCAGTCCATTCCTCTGTCTGGGCTGACTCACCTTATCCCACTCATGCTGAGAATCCACCTTCTTCTCCAAGAACTCTGCCATCCCAACGCCCATCTTGTGGCAAATATCCGAAATCACATCCTGGTAGACCTTGGACAGGTTCCTGAACTCCATGGAGATCTGGAGCATGgtaaaaacagaaagagaatgctcaggaaaaaaaccaacggAGCTCAACATTTATCAAGAAATCAGAGAAATACTATTTACCAGGCTCTAATACTGCCCTGGCTGGAGTTCTGGGACAACTCCCCCAGCCCGAGCTGTTCCAAGGTCCTAGGAGCTCAGGCTCAGCCCATTCCCAGTCTAAACGGGACGGTCTCTGGCAGGAGATCAGAGACAGCAAAGTCTTTGGGAAGGCTCTGTGGCCTTGGACTGGTGTcatctgggagctgcaggacaaaACTGACTGCGCTTGGTACACAGAGTTGTTTTCCCCTGTAACTTGAGAGCATTCCATCGCACCAGCCACGGGAAAAGACCCATGGGAGGTTTCTGGTGTTCTGTTCTCCCGAGCCCTCTCCAGCTCTGGCTTCACAGGGCACATTTTGCACAACTGGAAAGGCATCAAGCAGTGAGGGAAGTGTGAAATCCTTCTGCTGCATGTCCAGTAATgtgatcatggaatcacagaatgggttgggttggaagggaacttgaAGAACTTCTATTttcaacctccctgccatggggcagggacacctgcagTGTCTCCATCGCTctcacactaaaaaaaaaaatataaaaaatgcaTCCTCACTTTCCCAAACCTGTGGAGCATCACGTTTTATTGTGCTAAGCTGTTTCCTCCATCAGTGGGTGAATGCAGCCAGCCCAGGGTTTGTGTGCAATAAGGGTTTGTCAGTAAAATGAAAGTATCCACtctgcttctgtctctgtggCTTCAGTCCCCGGCAGAGAGAAGCACAGCCTGCAAATGTACCTCTAGCAAATATTATTAGAAGGTTTTCAATCTGAGCagggtgaggcactggcagaggatgccaagagaagctgtgaatgccccccaaaaaactcaaggccaggttggacggggcttagagcaacctggtctagtggaaggtgtccctgcccatggcaggggatggaactggatgagctttaaggtcccttccaacccaactaTTCCATGGTTCTACAATTCTGTGATAATTAAAATCACACCTGAGCACGGATTGCCTCAAATAAATAACATATACACCAAGAGAGAACAGCAAAGTGCCACAAACACCTTCTCAAAAGCTCCTCTAAAGCCAAGCCACTGACATCACTACTGTACCCCTACACATCCAGAATCCCAACACAGACATCCCCTATAACACTCCAGCCTCCAGACAGGGCACAGCCATGATCATCCCAGGGCTGAGCAACAAAACTCACGACACGCCTCAGTTCTCCAAACAATTACCCCATTCCCACTGCTAGGGAAAGCTTGAATAGGGTAaattaaaaatggcaaaaactTGAACAAAGcttcctcagaaaatgagatgctTCTCATTAGAActattatattttttcttaaacagaacaaagaaaaaaaccctaaagaaTCAactcaataataaaaaaatcaatgcaATATTGTTACCAATAACAGCGAGGCTGCTTTTTGTCTTATACCATGGAAttttggaatggtttgggtgggaagggaccttaaaactcatctcattccacccactgccatgggcagggacacctcccactagggACACAGGCAATGCACAGTGTTGGGCAACAACCCCAAATCTCTCTCCACAAGACAATGGTTATCCACTCTTCCAGCAGAGGAGGCAAAAAGCTGGATCAGAGCTGGCACTTTTCCACAGCCAGATCCCCTCTGGCTCACAGAGTTGCAGAGAGTTTGGGTTTCTCACCCCAGCTTGgcacccagccccacagggaggtgatggagcCCTTGGGAAGAGCTGTGGGACCGAACAAGCTCTGCAGGCACCATGTGGAGACAAGCAGGCACCCAAAGGTGCCACGAGGAGCAAGGAGGAGGCTGCCTTACCGTTGGGAAGTCTTCCAGCACCTGCCGGTCCTTCTCCTTGCTCTCCATGTACTTCCAGTCTGGCTGGTAGAGATAGGAGTGGAACTCGTGCAGCATCGGGACCTTGACATCCAAGGGGATGCTCATGTCATCCTCTACAGTGTCCAGGGCACGGAGAACCAGGTAGAATATACAGACTGCATGTctgggaggggagaaaaaacagtAATCCTTACTTGGGAGTGCCTATGAGGGAGGACAAACAGCTGGGATTAACCAGAGAACCTTTAATAGAGACACTTGGAGCTCAACATGACACAcactggcactgccagccccttGGTGCCTTTGGAAGATACCAGCCAGGTGAGGAAATCCAGGATTTTCCCTCATGAGGAGAACTACAGCATGACTTTGGGCTTTCTGAGATGTGTATCAGGGAAAGGTCTAGGCCTGTGACCAACCTGAGCAGGGAAGACCTAACCCTGCAAGCAAGGCCAGCGCTTAGCTGGACCCAGAGGACAGAGCCTGAGGTTGGCTTATTGGGAAAAGCAAATGTAAGGCAGGGAAGAGGGACAAAACCAGGTGTGGTATTCCCATCACTTCCCCCTCTCTGCACACCTTTTATCCTGTTGGGGGGCAATAAAGGGGTCACACTGTGCAACAGGAACATTAGGACTGACAGGAAGAGCCAAAACCACCCTGTATTTTCAATCTTCATGAACAGGACACTGGAGGCAGCCCATGGGTCCCAGAACCCTGGCaggaagctgctgcagagccacctcccctcctgctcccaccaCCCCCGCCTTCCCTATCCCTGCTTccttccccattccctgccTTCCCCATCTCTGCTTTGACATTTCTGCagctgaagcaaaaaaaaaaaaccaaaaccaaaaccaaaacgaACAAATCCAGATGGCAAGAAATGCTGTTTGCAACTCCAGGATTTATATAAAATAATCCCCAGACCTCCCTAAGCACAGGGATATACATCAAGGAGACGAGGCATTTATTAATTGTTTAACAAATGGAAAGTAGTCTGCTAAATGCTAATTACCAGGTGACAGTGCTGTCCTCCTGGAATGAACACGTGCAAGCAGTGATTAAGCATCCAGGGAAAACTGACTTGCTCTCAGAGCCAATACTGTTAAATTTGGCTCTTTTTCCTCAATTAGAAGGGTATTTAACACCTCTGTCAAACCACATGAGCAGGCAGCTCTCTCATGCTCCTGTTCCTTTGCATGACTgagtttttccatttttccattcCAGCTGGGCTGCAAACGTTCATCCAACAGGATGCAAGTGCCCAAGGCTCCAACCTGCTTCCAGGAGCCACCAAGAAAGGCAGGGCAGAACCTGAAATGCCATCCCAGAGGCACCTCTCACAGGGGCACCATGCCCAGGGAAGAGCCAGCAGTAATTCCAGAGCCCAAGACAGTTAAAGCACTTACTTAACCCCAATTCTGCATCCAGACCTCACCTGCCTCCCTAACTTCCATCACATACTGAATTTAGATCCGTGGCAATTTTGGCAAATTTAATGAAGGAATTCTTTGctatgagggtggggaggcactggcacagattgtccagagaggtggtggatgtcccatccctggaaacactcAAGGTCAGGCTGCACAGGGCACAAATGCAAGCACCCACTTCCAAGAACAAGTGTGGATCTTCCAGAGCTCAAactcctgccccatcccaggtgcagctccctcctgcccaggtAAGGAGGTCTCCTTTCTTCTTGCGAgcacctgcagcctctgctgaaCCTTCAGGAATGGATCTTGAAGAGTCCCAAGGACAGGCAGGACCATGGAACTGGCAGCAGAGAAAGGCAGGAGCatcctcttctcctctccatCACCAGGAGAGGAGCTATGAGCTTAGATCATAACTATTTTCGACCAGCAGCAGTTATGATGCTGTTGGCTGAGCCGTGGATGAAACTGCAGTTTTGAGCCTCCCACCTGCCAAGAAAACACCCTAACCATGGAGCAACGAGCTGGATAGGGCTCTGGCCAGCAAAACAGGTGGTTTAAGGGgccaaaaaaagcaagaaaggaGGAACCAGACATTTCATCTCAACCACCCGCACCCCGTCTGGCCAGGGAAGCACTGCTCCAAGCACTCCTCCAGAAGTTCCCCAttttccagcagctcttctgggaTGCCTGTCTGTAACCACAGGGGCTCAGCTGAACTCCATGATGGGGTCAACATCAATGCAAGCACTGTTCTGATCCACCAAAATCAATTCCTTCCATAAGGCTGCTGCTCCACCTATTTCTATATCCTTTCTGTTTTGTATTTCCTTTGTTTGTCCCTAAATTCTCCAGCAGAGCTTTGAAAAGGAGTCTCTCCCTATCCACTACTGAGCCAGCTGTAATCCAACCACCATCCCTGCCCACCCGTGGGTTGCAAAGATCCGGCAAGAGCATTTTTAGGATGCCAGGCAGAAGTTTCTGTGCCCTGAAGGGTTATGCTGATCTCAGCGGGCTGCATGGCAAGGATTAAAGGACAAAAAAGACAGACAGAGAAACTGCAGGAAGTTTGAGGCAAGCACAAGGCAGGCACATTGCTAACAGGTTTCAAAgtgttttcttaatatttttttcttaattcctGCATAGAAAAAGCATGGAAAATTAAAAGCTTAATTCTTGGCCCCAGTTGTACTTTTCCAAGCAATTCCAGCCAAATCGCTGAACTTCTCTGCCTTTCCTGTCAACCAGGCTGCAAACAGCGTTTCATAAACACAGGACACAGCTACGGGGCACCATTCAAAATGCCCAACCAGGGCTCAGAAGCCCCACTGAGCACCCAGTGTTTTTGGAGTGCTGCCTGCAACTGCGTCCGGAACAACTTCCAGAACCACTAAATTTGATCATCAACCCATCTTGGGATTCACTGGAGATTTACAAACTGAAATCAGCAATTACCAAACGAATATAAGGAATTATATGGAGAGTAATCACATGGCACGAGGCCCACGGGCCAGCTGAGCTTTACTTCTTCTTTTACTATTCCCACTTGAAGCTTTCCTGCATGGGGCAGCAAAATTTGCACAGCAAAAAATGAGTGTGCAACGAACTCCCGGCGACAACTGTGCACGTTTTGAGGCAGCTGCTTCCAAGAGAACCTCCCAGACAAGGCCCAGACCCTCAGTCAGCCCCAGGTTTTTCCTCACCTCCTCCCTCCAGCCTTTTGTCCAGCGCTAGCCTTGGCACTGCCAGGACACATTCCCAGGGTGTCACACACGGCACAGAGCCAGGCACTGTGTTTAACAGTCTGCTGGCCAGGAGGCTCAGCCCAGACACTCAGTTTGGGGGGGAAGTGGTGCAGAGAGGGGATGTGGTACAGCCAGCTGGGACGTGAAAAATCCCACGTCCTGCTGCACGGGGTGGGGCTGAGCTGAGTGAGCCCAACCAGTTCATGATAGGAGAGGGTGCAGCTCCCCTAGAGAAAAATGGTGTTTGGGGGCACTGCATGGGCCAcctcctgccagctctgctaTTGGGGGGCATCACACGCACCAACTCCTAGGGAGACCTGATACTGGGGGGCCACTGCACCCACTGCTCCCCAGTGTTGGAGTGGCATTGTACCCACCAcctcccagggaggaaaattaccaccaccaccacctccagGGGATGCCCGGTGTCAGGGGGGAAGCTGCACCCACGCCCTCCCGAGGACCCCCAGTGCTGGCGTGGCGTCCCATCTGCCAcctcccagggacacccagttCCAGAGGGTCCCCCCGCTCACCGCAGCTCTCCGTCCAGAGCCTGGATGACAGCGGCGAAGCTGCGGCTGGTCTGGTTGAGGTACCGGTAGCAGGTTCGGAGGCCGCATCCCAGCGAGTCCTGCGGGCAGAGCGGGGCGCAGGGCGCGGGTTggaggcggggggcggcgggcggcggggccgggggcgcggcgggggctccgcaatgctgctgctgctgctgctgctgcgcccgccgccggcccgctGCCCGCGGGGGGTTCCGCGGCGGGGACAGGGTCAGTGTCCGCCGCAGCACGGACACGGCCCGGGAGCCGGCCGCCatgggggcggcggcggggggctgCGGCCACTCCGCCCCCGGCCCGAAACCCGCCCCCGAGCCCGCCCCTTAACCCGCCCCGTCTCGGCTCCGCGGCCGCGCCGTGGCCGGAGACGGGGCCGTGTAGGGACAGCGCCGGCGCCGTGCGATGTGCGGAGCCCCGGGGATGCGCGCAGGGTACCGGCACCGAGAAGTGCAAGGGATGCTCGGAGCCGGCGACATGCTCGCAGGGTACCAGCACCGAGCACGGGGCACCTGAAGCCCGTGGGATGCAGCGATGCACAGGACGCGCAGAGCCGGTGGGATGCACGCAGGCTACGAGCAATGCAAGAGGATGCCCGGAGCCGGTACAACGCCGGGAAGCACCGAGGCCACGTACAAGGGGCACAAAGCCGGGCTGGTCCTATACACGCTGGACGCGGAACGGTCACCCATGGCAACGCCGTATCCACACCCGGACATGACAGTCTCCCCACCGGGGGCACCTCGCACCGGTGACAGCGAAGCGCATCCCGCCGCCCGCGCATCCCTCGCCGCTCACCGTGTCCATCCGCGGCATGACGGCGCGGTAGCCGCCCATCTTGAAGCGCAGCAGGTTGTAGATGTCCTCGGGGTGGCCCAGCCATTTCCGCAGCAGCTCCATGGGTGCCGCCgcgcgctcccgccgccccccgacccGGCAGCCGCTTAACCAGAAAGGGCGGGGGCGCGCCagccccgccccgcagccaatcACAGCGCCCGGTACATCGTTCGGTGGGACGGGCGCGGCGCCGATTGGCGGAGGCGCGCTCGCACCAGGGCAGCGCCAGCCAATAGGAAGGCGGCGGGGCTGGTGTGACGGCCGGCCGCGGGCGCTGATTGGCGGAGGCGCGCGTTAGCACAGGCGGAACGGGAAGGAGCCGGCGGCCCGGACCCCCCGCGGCTGAGCGTGAGGGGAGCGGCACCGCCATGGGGCGAGGGGAGGGCTCGGGAAGGAAGGGAGCTTGAAGACTTTCCAGTTCCAagcccctgccacgggcagggacaccttctattAGACCAGGGgcttcccagcccctcaccaccctctcagagaacaattccttcccaatatcccatctatcccagCCCTCGGGCACTGGgcaccattcccccttgtccaaagtccctttccagctctcctggagccccttaaGGTACTGGAAGAGACTCTAATAGGTCTTCCTGGCGCCTTCTCTTCTCCGAGGTGGACACTCTCAGCTCAGAGCCTGACGGCAGAGCAGAGGTCCTCCAGCTCTTAGAGCAGCgccatggcctcctctgcacTTGCTTCAACATTCacatccttcctgtgctgagaaCCCAACACCTACCCAgcttcatcatcatctttcaaaGTGCAagatttgggttttggggttttttttgtgggtggTTTTCTTCCAGAAGTTGGACTTGGAACCAATGATGATcattccaactcaggatattctacaATTCTTTGTTTTGGAAGGGCATTGAAAGGGTGCTTTGCTGACACCCTGCAGAAGGGACATTAACCACCTTCTTTGGTCCCATAACCCCATTAATTGGTTTATTCATCAGTCCCATAACCTGCAACCACTCTAGGGTGTTGCAGTTCACAGAGGAGAGGCTGTGCAAGTCTTGCCTTGGGAAGCAGCTGCCGACAATGGAGGTGTTTACCTccggcattcccagctgatttgCAATCCATCTTTAAATGCAATTCCCATTAATGAGAACCTTTACACCACTGAGGAAAGCTGCTGGTACCATCCTCTACAGGCAGCACCTCAGAGGTAGCTGTTAACCAACtccatgcagctggaatttccctGTACACCTCAGCTTTTAACCAAGAAACTGCCAGAAAGGACACACTTGCAATGAATGAAAGTTCTAattccagcttttattttttcactcaACAggttattattaaaataaactcaaatccagggggagaggagagcagcagtTCCCACCTAGTGTTTAGGGACACAGGTCTATTTCCAAACCTTTCTGCTTTCAGGTTTCCTTGGAGATCCTGAGTTTTATGCAATCCCCGTCACACAatgtatttctaattttttttttttttttacttctacaGTGAGATCTGGAATTGGCAGCTTGCCACAAAGCTGAAACCTACTGGTGGCAGAGATGAGTTCCACCAAGCACTGCTGATGTATATTTTGTGTACATTGATGTGGAAGGAGGGAGCTGTTCCTGTCAGATCTGACACAGGGAACAGCCCCTCATGTTTAACCACACCCATCCCACAGGTATCCAGCTCCAGACAGAGGCAGGATTATTTCATTCCTAATTAATCAAGCTGTTGAGGCAGAGGGGTATCCTCTGTTTTGCTGACTCCTCCAGGGTCAAGGGACAGGGTCACTTCAGACCACAGCAGTGCCCTGCTCAACCCTTTATACTTCCCATCCACTGCCACCTGAACAGGGCGACCAAAACACCTCAGAACTGGTCAAACTCTATACTGTTGTGCCactgtgacaaaaaaaaaaaaccaaaccaaaccatggACAGCCACTTTTTCCTTTCTACAGCCACTCAGGGGACCTGGGACCCCCACTGAGCACTTAACTCTGCCAGCTCCCTAAGGACCAAACTCAACAGCCTCAAAAAAACCACCGAGACCTTTTAGGACAATGAAGAGCATGGCTGAAATACCGCCTAGCACCCTCCAGGACAGGTCACTCAGTGACTGGGGAAGGGTCCCCATCccctggcagcactgcaggctggCACTGAGGGCACCACCACGTAAGTCTCTTGAAGCCACCCAAGGGTCCAAAAGTCCCCTTCATCAGGGGATGGCCCAGGGGACACTGCTCCTTCTGGTACACCCTGGGGTGCAGCCCTTGGCCACGCAGTTTGTTGTGCAGCCACTCAGAGCTGAACTGAACGGCGCAGTCCAGCAGATGCTCCAGATCTGAGGGAGCCAAGAGGGAGCCTGGTGTTAATGGGTGGATCCTGGCCAGGTACAAGATCTCATTCTTAATGATGTTCCCTGGAAAGGGTCAGAAACAAAGAGACAATAAGGATATTTCTAATAGAGGTAACACAGGCTGCTGGCTCCAACCTGTGATTTCTGCCTCAAGGATTGCAGCCAGCAATGCCATTCCCTGTATCAGAGGTGGCATCCAAAGAGTAGACTTAGATCTGGGACTGGGCTGGAAGAAGTTTCTTCCCTCTACCCTTGTTACAGACCTTGAAGATGACCACATGCCCTCCGCTGGACAAACCAGAAGCTGTTAGACTAAAGAAAAAACTGCCCAGACATGCACTTCTGCATCTGTAGACATCCCACCCACGTTCCTCCATTTCTCCTTCTGCCACTATTCCCTGGAACTCACCCAGCCCTGAAAAATGTCTTTGGTCTAGGAGGGTGTAGCAGATGGGATCAGGTGCACGGAGGGCACGGAGCGCCCGGCCACGGTGGAATTCCACAGACAGGATGTCAGAAGCAGGATCAGCCCTCGGAGAGGAGCACCAGAGCATCCGGCAGTTGTAGAAAACAAGGAAGCCTCCACTCTCGAAGTGCAGAACCAGCCTGGGAGAAGCCAGGAAGTTGGGAGTCTCTCATCAGAAACATCTCTGACCTACTTGCTGTACTCTGCAGCTGGCCATGGTCTCAAGGCAAGGTGGCCTCTTTCATGATTTCAGACATGAAACGTGGTGGTGAACACACACAACTGGTGGAGAGTTGCTCCTTCTGCTGCCCTGTGCTCCCTGGATGACCAGGGCTCCAGCAGGAGGGTTGACAAATCAGGGAAATGGATGTTAAAAGTAGCACACAAAACTGTGTCTAAAAATACTTGTATAGAAATCAAATCATCCTtcaaaaaatcatagaatcatagactggtttgggttggaagagaacCCAAAAATCATCTTGGGCCACGCctctgccataggcagggataccctaccccaggttgctccaacccctgtccaacctggccttggaaacttccagggatggggcagccacagcttctctgggaagctGTTCCCCCTGCTCTGTACAATTCCAGTGGGATACAGGACACAAACCATAGCCATGTTTTCAATTCACTGCTGCCTTCAACAGCATCACTCCAGCCTGTGATTCCAGCTGAGATGTTTGCTATTTATCCAGAGCTTTTTAAAAACCACATAACTGGGAGAAACTGACACTTTTAGGGAATGATGCAGCCTGGCATCCTAAAACTTCACTCTTTAAGATAAAATCTTAGCAGAACTGGTACTGTGATCCCCAGGCCAACAGGCAACACACCCTACAATTAATTTCACTGGGGATTCTCTGGTTGAATACACCCCACATCCACTCATGCCATCTCTTGTGCTTTAGCATATATCCAAGAAAATCAAGGCTAAGAGCATCCCCACACAAATTTAGtttgggagaaaagagaaaaggcagggagagagaagaTTCCATGAAATACCTGGGCACAGGGTCCTTCCAGTCCCCCCTTTTATTGGCTCTGTTTGCCCTTGAGAACTCGTTTGCCCGGACGCTGCCGAACATGCCAAAGTGGATGCGCAGCCAATTGCCCGGACCCTCGGCTCCATCTGGGGCTTCAGATCTTGAGTGCTGGGGGTCCTGCAGCTCCtcatcctgggaatggggatgtggAGCACAAATCTGTCCTTGGCCTCCCTGGGCAGGACAGTGTGCCCCACAAGCAGCCTCTCTTTGCAGCACCGTCTCCTCTGCGGTTGGTCGGAAGGGACCTTCGGCTGCCACAAATGCCAGGTACAAGTTCTTCCCATGAACCTGAGAAAAAGAGCTGGGATGTACTGATGATCCATAAAGGATCATAGAATTCTAGAAAGGCTTGGATGGGCTCTTAAGGATGATGTCATtccactcccctgccatggacagggataccttccactagaccaggttgctcagtcCTCATCCAACCCGACTttgaacacatccagggataAAACCTTTGGCTGTTTCCATGCAAGTGACTATTTTCTACAGCATCTATTAGAGGACACATCACCCCACCCTGCACACAGGATTAGTCAGCATCCAAGCTATTCCCATCAGAGCTGGGGTCATCCTTGCAGATTCCTTTCTTTGCCTGCCTGAAGCATGAGGTGTTCAGATGCCACTCAGTTCTGAATCCCTCCCAGGGGCTCCCATCAGGCCCACCAGGACAGACACTCAGTGGTTTGAAATTTGTTATCACTGCTTCTGATTCACCTTCGAACTTTGTGCTGGGTGCATTTTACGCTTTTCGTTTTGCTCCCCACCTTTAATcagaggtgaggctgcaccaggGTTTGGCCAGTCAGGTCCAAATCATCATCTGGGGTGTGTCAGGCCAGTGAAGCCCCAGCAGGACCAACCCATTGTGAATTCTGACAAGTGCCTGTGattccttttcctggtcttaaaatcaagagtcaaacacagttagaagggaaaaaggaattttaccttggtatgtattttaaggatccttaggtgcactatgcccaggtcaaatgcaccttaatgcccacccccaaaagatctggtataatcTTACAGgccttactaattagcatatctatcaaaaattccccaatgagaggctcgaatgAGCCCccatccccaaggaaccttcccctggatggttctatcttagtttacagaatgtgttctggagaggaccttggggtctggggcacactgatccctaactatgaaGCCTCTAAGATGCTGAGTgtcctagcttgacaaacaagtccaagaatgtaggcaaaaagcactaagagtacagaagttgtaaaaaggtataaaaggggtgtaaaagaaaaggcaaaaaattatcGTGGCATCACCCACAGCACAGACACCTCAACTCAGCCAGGTGAAACCCTCAGGGAAACATTCACAGGTTCTGCGCCTTCTGTCACCCAGGTGCAGGGCAATGGTGGCCTCCCCCAGACTTGTCATGGATCTGTAAATTCAACTTTACCACAGCTCACCTGGGAGTCCTGGAGCCTCAGCGCATTCAGGTCATTCACATTGAGCTTCCGGCTGCTTCCTCCCACCTTGGCCACCACTTGCCCCACAAAAGGGGAGGTCAGCAGCTGGAACTTCCTCACTGATGGGCCTTCTGGCATCTCCAGTAGCTGCTGAGGGATTAGCAGGTTCTTGGCACACTCTGCCCTAGACTTGAAGGGAAATTGCAACTCAAATACACAAAACATTCTCCTAATTTTCCTTCCTATGTCCCTGTGGCAAAGTCCATGAAGATGAATAGGTTTCTTTCAGGACCAGGGAGGTAGGGGAGCTTCCATCCTAGTGGATATATATAATTTATCCAAGCAGAGCCCTGAACAACCTGCTCTCATGGCAGCTTTCACCCCACAAGCAGGAATTTGGCCTGGGAATCTCCCAAAGTCCTTTTTCCTGGAGTAGTGGAAGGCTTCCCTGCCCACATCAGGGGGGTTGGAagtagatggtctttaaggtcccttcaacccattccattctgtgattttatgattaaTGACCCATAACCAGCACAGGCCAGTGACCCATCTTTTCCCTGATACACCGTGGGAAGTGCTGCTCCCATGGAACGATCATCCCTGGAATTAGAACATCTCCACCCCTTGTTTTACCCACTGCTTGCCCCACTGACTGCAATGGCATGGGACCAGTGGGGAGCATTCCTACACTCTGCCAGCAGCATCTGGGAGCAGAAGGCTCCAGATGAGGACGAGATGAAGCAGCACcatcctgcagctccctccAGGAACTCACACCAATACATAAGGAGTTATTTCAGGCATGAAGCCTCCATCACTTGCAGCTCTTCTCAGACTTCTGCTGGCTGTGGGTGTACAAGGAAAGCTCAGTTTGGCTTTCATCCCACAGTGCCAGCTCTCCCTGCAGACTAATCCCGGAGACCAGCACTGACCAGAGGCTCAGCTTCAAGCTCCACAGCACTCAGTACAGGGCTCTGAGGCACCTGGCATAGCCGTGAGACAGCTTGATGAGAAAATGGACAGCAAGCCTGGGGTCCCCCACCAGAAGAGCCATTCCCACCTCATGCCAGCATCTTTGCTTCTCCactgcctgggctggctcagaGTGACTAAAACCAAAGCCTCCAATGCCACACGCTCCTTCCACAGCAAGGGGACATTCTAGGCATGgctctgaggaagagcagcaggC
This Aphelocoma coerulescens isolate FSJ_1873_10779 chromosome 3, UR_Acoe_1.0, whole genome shotgun sequence DNA region includes the following protein-coding sequences:
- the NEIL2 gene encoding endonuclease 8-like 2 isoform X2; the encoded protein is MPEGPSVRKFQLLTSPFVGQVVAKVGGSSRKLNVNDLNALRLQDSQVHGKNLYLAFVAAEGPFRPTAEETVLQREAACGAHCPAQGGQGQICAPHPHSQDEELQDPQHSRSEAPDGAEGPGNWLRIHFGMFGSVRANEFSRANRANKRGDWKDPVPRLVLHFESGGFLVFYNCRMLWCSSPRADPASDILSVEFHRGRALRALRAPDPICYTLLDQRHFSGLGNIIKNEILYLARIHPLTPGSLLAPSDLEHLLDCAVQFSSEWLHNKLRGQGLHPRVYQKEQCPLGHPLMKGTFGPLGGFKRLTWWCPQCQPAVLPGDGDPSPVTE
- the NEIL2 gene encoding endonuclease 8-like 2 isoform X1, giving the protein MRAGWRKSRAECAKNLLIPQQLLEMPEGPSVRKFQLLTSPFVGQVVAKVGGSSRKLNVNDLNALRLQDSQVHGKNLYLAFVAAEGPFRPTAEETVLQREAACGAHCPAQGGQGQICAPHPHSQDEELQDPQHSRSEAPDGAEGPGNWLRIHFGMFGSVRANEFSRANRANKRGDWKDPVPRLVLHFESGGFLVFYNCRMLWCSSPRADPASDILSVEFHRGRALRALRAPDPICYTLLDQRHFSGLGNIIKNEILYLARIHPLTPGSLLAPSDLEHLLDCAVQFSSEWLHNKLRGQGLHPRVYQKEQCPLGHPLMKGTFGPLGGFKRLTWWCPQCQPAVLPGDGDPSPVTE